The Vibrio agarivorans genome window below encodes:
- the tmk gene encoding dTMP kinase: MSQAKFIVIEGLEGAGKSTAIQRVLDTLSMHGVSQIEQTREPGGTKLAEALRTLVKQEHEGEALIDTTELLMMYAARVQLVENKIKPALASGAWVVGDRHDMSSQAYQGGGRGIAAETMSALRDISLGGFRPDLTIYMDIDPRVGLERARGRGELDRIEKMDISFFERTRERYLSLARNDKTVIVIDASQSIEAVGADIEAALLEWLNKESV; the protein is encoded by the coding sequence ATGAGCCAAGCAAAATTTATTGTCATTGAGGGTCTTGAAGGCGCGGGAAAGAGCACTGCGATCCAGCGTGTGTTGGATACACTGTCAATGCATGGGGTGAGCCAAATTGAGCAGACTCGAGAGCCAGGTGGCACCAAGCTAGCGGAAGCGTTGCGTACCCTTGTCAAACAAGAACATGAAGGTGAAGCTCTGATCGATACCACAGAGTTGCTCATGATGTATGCCGCTCGTGTTCAATTAGTTGAAAACAAAATCAAACCAGCGTTGGCAAGTGGCGCATGGGTGGTTGGCGACCGTCACGATATGTCTTCTCAGGCGTATCAAGGTGGTGGCCGTGGCATTGCTGCTGAAACCATGTCGGCATTGCGTGATATTTCTCTTGGGGGTTTTCGTCCAGATTTAACGATCTACATGGATATTGATCCTCGTGTTGGCTTAGAGCGAGCTCGTGGGCGAGGAGAGTTGGATCGGATTGAAAAAATGGACATCAGCTTTTTCGAACGAACGCGCGAACGATACTTGAGCTTAGCGCGAAACGATAAAACGGTTATCGTGATTGACGCTAGCCAAAGCATTGAAGCCGTGGGTGCCGATATTGAAGCCGCTCTTCTCGAGTGGTTAAACAAGGAGTCGGTGTGA